The following are from one region of the Arachis duranensis cultivar V14167 chromosome 10, aradu.V14167.gnm2.J7QH, whole genome shotgun sequence genome:
- the LOC107471437 gene encoding basic leucine zipper 43-like — MQEEPREVVTSFNYLLPNNNINNTNPSPYPLNYTTIQNNNNYTPTTRFCNQIYANFPNYPHHQQMFSSDFSPQSSYSYISMSSNSTSDEAEEQQLSLINERKHRRMISNRESARRSRMRKQRHLDELWSQVVWLRNENHQLMEKLNHVSECHEQVLQENAQLKEEASELRQMLSDMKIHSPNHLPPPPLLEEDVPNSCASNQSLSSSMDLVA; from the coding sequence ATGCAAGAAGAACCCAGAGAAGTTGTTACAAGCTTCAATTACTTACTcccaaataataatattaataacacAAACCCATCTCCATACCCTCTTAACTACACTACAATTCAAAACAATAACAACTACACTCCCACGACAAGATTTTGCAACCAAATATACGCGAATTTCCCAAATTACCCTCACCACCAGCAAATGTTCTCCTCCGACTTCAGTCCTCAGTCGTCCTACTCATACATAAGCATGAGTAGTAATTCGACTTCGGACGAAGCGGAGGAGCAGCAACTGAGCCTCATCAACGAGAGGAAGCACCGGAGGATGATATCGAACCGCGAGTCGGCTCGAAGATCGAGGATGAGAAAGCAAAGGCACCTTGATGAGCTGTGGTCACAAGTGGTTTGGCTGAGGAACGAGAACCACCAGCTGATGGAGAAGCTCAACCATGTCTCGGAGTGCCATGAACAAGTTCTTCAAGAGAATGCTCAGCTCAAAGAAGAAGCTTCCGAGCTTCGACAGATGCTTAGTGACATGAAGATTCATAGCCCTAatcatcttcctcctcctccattATTGGAAGAAGATGTTCCTAATTCTTGCGCCTCAAACCAATCTCTTTCAAGTTCTATGGACCTTGTTGCTTGA
- the LOC107471539 gene encoding cytochrome c-type biogenesis CcmH-like mitochondrial protein, with product MASDDDPVKKNQIVEARARSISHNVRCTECGSQSIEESQADVAILLRKLIRDEIRSGKSDKEIYKKLEDDFGETVLYAPKFDMQTAALWLSPVLFAGAAAGVWAYSKHRQKTNVHIMALNLVRGIPLTPREKETMLDVLTPPPSQVARTSSWWRRWRGQ from the exons ATGGCGAGTGACGATGATCCAGTGAAGAAGAACCAAATTGTAGAGGCGAGAGCAAGAAGCATCAGTCACAATGTAAGGTGTACAGAGTGTGGGAGTCAATCCATTGAAGAATCTCAAGCAGACGTTGCAATTCTGCTCAGAAAG TTAATTCGAGATGAAATTCGGTCCGGAAAGTCTGACAAGGAGATCTACAAGAAACTCGAGGATGATTTTGGCGAGACTGTACTTTATGCACCAAAGTTTGATATGCAAACAGCAGCTTTGTGGTTATCACcg GTGCTATTTGCAGGTGCAGCTGCTGGAGTATGGGCTTACAGTAAGCATAGACAAAAGACTAATGTTCATATCATGGCTTTGAATCTTGTTAGAGGCATTCCATTGACTCCAAGAGAGAAGGAAACCATGCTTGATGTTCTTACACCGCCTCCTTCTCAGGTAGCAAGAACTTCTTCGTGGTGGCGGAGATGGCGAGGTCAATGA
- the LOC107471481 gene encoding probable galacturonosyltransferase 9, translating to MAVAVRGTRGGSSFRSFFSFRIFISAMFFLLFVATLSVLFTTNPSTTPDESTLPTTGNAYVHRTFLALKSDPLRTRVDLIHQQARDHITLVNAYAAYARKLKLDISRQLKMFDELAQNFSDISLRPTYRASLFDTDGPIDEDVLRQFEKEVKDRVKIARMMIVEAKENYDNQLKIQKLKDTIFAVHESLNKAKKNGALASLISARSVPKSLHCLAMRLMGEQISNPEKYRDEGPKPEFEDPSLYHYAIFSDNVIAVSVVVRSVVKNAAEPWKHVFHVVSNRMNVAAMKVWFKMRPVEGGAYLEVKAVEEFTFLNSSYVPVLKQRDLANMQKSNQAENTTNDMKTSNKYLSMLDYLRFYLPEMYPKLHKILLLDDDVVVQKDLTGLWKIDLDGKVNGAVEICFGSFHRFSHYLNFSHPSIKDNFNPKACAWSYGVNIFNLDAWRREKCTDNYHYWQSMNEDQTLWKSGTLAPGLITFYSTTKSLDKSWHVLGLGYNPSISMDEINNAAVIHYNGNMKPWLDIALNQYKNLWTKYVDNDMEFVQMCNFGL from the exons ATGGCGGTTGCGGTGAGAGGAACCAGAGGTGGATCTAGCTTCCGAAGCTTCTTCTCCTTCCGGATCTTCATCTCTGCAATGTTCTTTCTCCTCTTCGTTGCAACTCTTTCAGTTCTCTTCACCACCAATCCCTCCACAACACCTGATGAATCT ACTCTTCCCACGACTGGTAATGCATATGTGCATAGAACGTTTTTGGCATTGAAATCTGACCCTCTTAGGACCAGAGTGGATTTGATACACCAGCAAGCTAGAGATCACATAACCCTAGTGAATGCCTATGCTGCTTATGCAAGGAAGCTCAAGCTTGACATTTCTAGGCAGTTGAAGATGTTTGATGAATTGGCGCAGAATTTCTCGGATATTTCTTTGAGGCCGACATACCGAGCTTCGCTGTTTGATACGGATGGTCCTATTGATGAGGATGTGTTGAGGCAGTTTGAGAAAGAGGTTAAGGATAGAGTGAAGATTGCACGGATGATGATTGTTGAGGCGAAGGAGAATTATGATAATCAGTTGAAGATTCAGAAGTTGAAGGATACTATATTTGCGGTTCACGAGTCGCTTAACAAGGCCAAGAAGAATGGGGCCTTGGCCAGCTTGATATCTGCCAGATCGGTTCCCAAGAGCTTGCATTGTTTGGCAATGAGATTAATGGGAGAGCAGATTTCTAATCCGGAGAAATATCGGGATGAGGGTCCTAAGCCGGAGTTTGAAGATCCCAGTTTGTATCATTATGCAATATTTTCAGATAATGTGATAGCTGTCTCAGTGGTGGTGAGATCGGTGGTGAAGAATGCAGCAGAGCCATGGAAGCATGTTTTTCATGTAGTATCGAACAGGATGAATGTTGCGGCGATGAAGGTTTGGTTTAAGATGAGGCCAGTAGAAGGAGGAGCATATTTGGAGGTGAAAGCCGTAGAAGAATTCACTTTCTTAAATTCATCATATGTCCCTGTGTTGAAGCAGCGAGACTTAGCAAACATGCAGAAGTCTAATCAAGCTGAAAACACAACAAATGACATGAAAACTAGCAATAAGTACCTGTCCATGTTGGATTACCTTCGGTTTTATTTGCCGGAGATGTACCCTAAATTGCATAAAATCTTACTTTTGGATGATGATGTTGTGGTTCAAAAAGACTTGACAGGTTTGTGGAAGATCGATTTGGATGGGAAAGTGAATGGTGCCGTAGAGATCTGTTTTGGCTCTTTCCACCGATTCTCTCATTACTTAAATTTCTCTCATCCTTCAATCAAGGATAACTTCAATCCAAAAGCTTGTGCTTGGTCCTATGGTGTGAATATATTCAATCTTGATGCTTGGAGGCGTGAAAAATGCACGGATAATTACCATTACTGGCAAAGCATG AATGAGGACCAAACTTTGTGGAAATCAGGGACCCTTGCGCCTGGTTTGATCACCTTCTACTCCACAACCAAGTCATTGGACAAATCCTGGCATGTGCTAGGGCTAGGATACAATCCTAGTATCAGCATGGACGAGATCAACAATGCGGCTGTCATCCATTACAatggaaacatgaaaccatggcTCGACATTGCTTTGAATCAATACAAGAATCTCTGGACTAAATATGTTGACAATGACATGGAGTTTGTGCAGATGTGTAATTTTGGCCTGTAA